The Dictyoglomus sp. NZ13-RE01 genomic sequence CCTCTTCATAATTATCTGAATAAGCTAATGCTGTTATTACCGGTACATCTCCCACTCTCTCTTTCATAATTTCTAAAATTCTATCCTTTACCTTCTGTTTAGTTCTGACTCTCTCAACAGGTTCAATTATTCCGTTTTTTAACTCAAGAATGGGCTTTATTTGTAAAATACTACCCATCCATGCTTGTGCAGCTCCAATTCTTCCACCTCTATATAGATACTCCAAAGTATCTACTGTGAAAAGAACCTCTGTGTTATTTAACATTTTATTTGTAAAATCTAAGAGCTCTTTTAAAGACATCCCCTTCTCAATAGCTCTCACCATTTGAATAATTATTAAACCGAGAGCAAATTCAGTGATCTTCGAATCTATTATATAAATTTTTTCCTTATATTCAGGAAGAAGCTCTCTGGCAGAATTTGCAGAGCCAATCGTTCCACTCAAACCAGAAGATATATGTATTGAAATTACACCTTCTACATCGGGATACTTATTAAAAATGTCGGAATATGTTTGGTAAAATTCCTCCACCGATGGCTGGGATGTTTTTGGAAATATTCCTGTCTCCTTAATCTTTTTGAAAAACATATCAGGGAAAATATCTACACCATCCCTATAAACTTCATCCCCAAAAGCCACCTTCAATGGAACCACATAAATTCCATGTTCTTCCACATAATCCTTTGGTAACGCAGAAGTACTATCTGTAACAATTTTAATCATTTTTTCCCTCCAATTTATGTAGTCTCAGAAGTAGATGCTTCTGATGTAGCAGTCTCCTCAACTTCTCCTCTCTGAGGAGGTAAAATAGAAACTACAACCTCATCTACAGGCGTAAGGATCTTTACCTTTTCAGACACTTTAACATCTCCTATAGTAATAGAGTCACCTATATCCAAATCACTTATATCTACTTCAATATGAGGTGGAATATCTAAAGGAAGGGCTCTTACATAAACTTCAGTAATTCCATGCTGTAATACTCCACCCTTCTTCACTCCCACAGCTTCTCCAGTTAAAACAATTGGTACATAGGTATCAACAACCTCATCCAAACTTACTGCATGAAAATCAATATGTATGATTGAGGAAGTCAATGGATCTATCTGATAGCTCTGTAATAGTGCGGTTTCTACTCTTGTATTGCTATTATCCTCTATTGTGATCTTTAAAATGTGCTGTTCTGTTTCTGCTTTTCTACTAAAAAGTTTCTGAACTTCTTTTTTCTCAAGAACCAAAGGAATACTACCCTCTAAATGGGCTCCATAAAGTATGGCAGGTATTTTACCCTCTCTTCTATATTTTTTAGCCCATTCCTTACCTAATTTTTCTCTTTTACTTGCTTTAATTTCTAATATTTCCATATCCTATACCTCCTTCTAAGATTATTTCAGTCAAATAATGAACTTAAAGAATCATTATTAGATATTCGTCTAATCGCTTCTCCTA encodes the following:
- a CDS encoding 50S ribosomal protein L25/general stress protein Ctc yields the protein MEILEIKASKREKLGKEWAKKYRREGKIPAILYGAHLEGSIPLVLEKKEVQKLFSRKAETEQHILKITIEDNSNTRVETALLQSYQIDPLTSSIIHIDFHAVSLDEVVDTYVPIVLTGEAVGVKKGGVLQHGITEVYVRALPLDIPPHIEVDISDLDIGDSITIGDVKVSEKVKILTPVDEVVVSILPPQRGEVEETATSEASTSETT
- a CDS encoding fatty acid-binding protein DegV, with translation MIKIVTDSTSALPKDYVEEHGIYVVPLKVAFGDEVYRDGVDIFPDMFFKKIKETGIFPKTSQPSVEEFYQTYSDIFNKYPDVEGVISIHISSGLSGTIGSANSARELLPEYKEKIYIIDSKITEFALGLIIIQMVRAIEKGMSLKELLDFTNKMLNNTEVLFTVDTLEYLYRGGRIGAAQAWMGSILQIKPILELKNGIIEPVERVRTKQKVKDRILEIMKERVGDVPVITALAYSDNYEEVKEISEEVKKKFNVLELFLASFSCTILSHIGPGSWGIICLKGE